The nucleotide sequence GCGGTGTTGGGCTGACTAACAGCGGGAAACGCCAGCAGGTTTAATAGTAAGAGAACGTAAAGCTGCTTCATCGTAAACGGGATTTAGGGTAAAGCTACAGGATTCGCCCGTTGAAAAATGAATTGCCAAAGTCATTACCGCGATTTGTGTTCGTTTGGACGATAAAGAACCCTATAGCTCCGTTTTTTATAACCTCATGAAAGCCATTTTGTGTCAGCAATTCGGTCCGCCCGAACAACTCGTCCTGAAGGAAGTTCCTTCGCCGAAAGCGGGTAACGGGCAGGTTGTAATTCAGGTGGAAGCCTGCGGGGTTAACTTTCCCGATACGCTCATGATTGAGGGAAAGTATCAGTTCAAGCCGCCGTTCCCGTTTTCGCCGGGGGGCGAAGTGTCGGGTACAGTCATTGAAGTAGGCGAGGGCGTTGAGCACCTGCGCGTTGGCGATGCGGTTTTTTCGCTGACGGGGCACGGCGGTTTTGCCGAAGAAGTCGTGGCTAACGCAGCAACAACGCTACCCATGCCAACCAGCGGAGCGGCTGGGGCAATGGATTTCGTTACGGCCGCTTCGACCATGTACACCTACGGTACGTCGTACCATGCCCTGAAGGATCGGGCAAATCTGCAGGCCGGTGAAACCCTCCTGGTCATGGGAGCGGCCGGGGGCGTCGGGCTGGCGGCTGTACAGTTAGGCGTACTGATGGGCGCGCGCGTGATTGCAGCCGCATCGAGCGAAGAGAAACTGGCCGTCTGCCGGGCGATGGGGGCTGCTGAAACCATTAATTACACTACTGAAAACCTTCGCGACCGCCTTAAAGAATTGACGAACGGTAACGGCGTTGACGTTATCTATGACCCGGTTGGGGATCGTTACGCTGAACCAGCGATTCGGTCGCTGGCGTGGAAAGGCCGGTATCTGGTGGTCGGTTTCGCGGCCGGTCAGATTCCGAACATTCCGCTGAATCTGGCGTTGCTGAAGGGAGCATCCATTGTGGGCGTATTCTGGGGCGCGTTTGCGCAGCGTGAACCGGAGATGAGCCAGCAAAACTTCCGTCAGATTCTGCACTGGATCACCGGCGGTCAGCTTAAACAACACATCTACCGCCTATATTCGCTCGCCGACGCACCCGAGGCCCTCCGCGACCTGATGGAGCGCCGGGTCGTTGGCAAAGCCGTGGTGGTTGCACGATAATTCCAGACTCAGATCACTATGAGAC is from Spirosoma taeanense and encodes:
- a CDS encoding NADPH:quinone oxidoreductase family protein, coding for MKAILCQQFGPPEQLVLKEVPSPKAGNGQVVIQVEACGVNFPDTLMIEGKYQFKPPFPFSPGGEVSGTVIEVGEGVEHLRVGDAVFSLTGHGGFAEEVVANAATTLPMPTSGAAGAMDFVTAASTMYTYGTSYHALKDRANLQAGETLLVMGAAGGVGLAAVQLGVLMGARVIAAASSEEKLAVCRAMGAAETINYTTENLRDRLKELTNGNGVDVIYDPVGDRYAEPAIRSLAWKGRYLVVGFAAGQIPNIPLNLALLKGASIVGVFWGAFAQREPEMSQQNFRQILHWITGGQLKQHIYRLYSLADAPEALRDLMERRVVGKAVVVAR